The Streptosporangiales bacterium sequence CCGCCCACCACCAGGTAAGGGCCGTGCAGCCGTACGCCCTCGCGGCGGGCGCCCCACCGCAGGGCGCTGGCCCACTGCCGGTCGGAGAGGCAGACCTGCGGCGGGCCAGGTCGTTCGAGCGCCATGGCGACGCTGCCGTCGGGTGCGACGCTGGCGAGCGTACGGCGGAACAGTAGGAAGAGGTTGCCGGTGAACCGGGGTGCGGGGTCGGCCGGCACGTCGTCTACACAGGTGGCGGGGTCCAGCGGGTGCCCGTCGCCGTCGAGCATGAAGACCCACAGGTCCCTGCGCCCGGAGGCACCGTCCGCGGTCAGCAGCGCGCCGAGATAGCGCACCATGGCGGACTCGTCGTCGATGCGCTCGGGGAGCGGCAGCGGTGAGATTGACATGCCCCGCATGCTGACGCGATCCGGCCGGCTCCGTCGTCGCCCGCCCACAGCCGCGCGCGGGTCCTCCACAGATTCAGGGCTGGTAGCCGTCGGCCAGGTCGGCTTCCACCGCGGCGGGCGCGCGGTCGGCCGGGTCGCCCCAGCCACCGCCACCGCCGGTGATGATCCGCACCAGGTCGCCGCGGCGCAGAGGTACGCCTGCGGCCTTGCCGAACGTCCGCGGCTCACCGCCTTCGGCGGGGACGACCTCGATCCGGTTCGGGGTGCCGGGCTCGCCGCCGGCGTGGCCCCACGGCGGTACGTCGTGCCGTCCGAGCGCCGCGGTCAACGTGGCCGACTCGGACAGGATCCGGTACTCGCGCACCAGCCCGAAGCCGCCGCGGTGCGCGCCCGCGCCCGCTCCCGGGTGGATCGCGTACCGCTCGACGCGCACGCCGTACCGTTGCTCGGCGACCTCGACGGGGATCACGTACGTCTCGCCGTCGCCGACGGAGACCAGGCCGCTCTGCCCGTCGTGGTCGGCGCCGGCTCCCCAGCCCCCGGCGTGTGGCTCGACGAGCAGCGCTGGCTCCCCGGTGCCCGGGTGGGTGAGCGCGATCGAGGTGGCGCAGACGGAGAGGAAGTGCCCCGCCGTCAGGTGGTCCTGGCATGCGTCGGCGAGCGCACGCCACACCAGGTCGCTGGCGATCTCCGTGCTCTCGAAGTACGAACCGACGGGGGCCGGTCGGGTCGCGGTGAAGAGCGTGCCGTCCGGACAGGTGACGGTCAGCGGCCTGAACCAGCCGTCGCTGGCCGGCTCGTGCGGCCCGGTGATCGCCTTGACGACCGTGTGCACACCGGAGTGCAGGCCGCTGCGGGTGCAGTTGATCGGCCCGGCCACCTGCGGGTGGCTGCCGGTGAAGTCGACGTGGATCTCGTCGCCGGCCACCTCTACGCGGACCTGGACGGGGAACGGGCCGTTGCCGAGCCCGTCGCGGTCGGCCAGGTCGCTAGCCAGGTACGTGCCGTCGGGCAGCTGGCGGATGGCAGCGCGCGCGAGCACCTCGCTGCGGTCCAGCGCACTGCGCATGGCGGAAGTGACGGTCGCCGGGCCGTACCTGTCGCACAGCGCGTGCACCCGCCGCTGCGCCACCTCCAGGCAGGCCGCCTGCGCCGTGAGGTCGCCGAGTGCCTGCTCGGGCAGCCTGCTGTTCGCGCGGATGATGGCCGCGATGTCCGCGTCCAGCTCGCCGCGGCGGTACGCGCGGACGAACGGCAGCTGGAGACCCTCCTGGTGGACGTTGGTGCTCGTCGCGCTCCACGAGCCCGGGTCCTTGCCGCCCACCTCGGTCCAGTGCGCCTTGGCCGCGGCGAACGCCACCAGCTCGCCGGCGTAGAAGATCGGCCGCACCATGGCGATGTCGCTGAGGTGGGTGCCGCCGCCGGCGTACGGGTCATTGGTGACCACCACGTCGTCCGGCTGCAGGTCGGGCACCCTGACAAGCGTCGCCTGCACAGCCTCGCCGAGCAGCGCGAGGAAGCCAGCGACCCCGTTGCCCTGCGACACCAGCTCGCCGTGCGCGTCGGTGAGCCCGACCCCGCAGTCGAGCACCTCGTACACCACCGGGCTCTGCGAGGTGCGTTGCAGCGACACGAACATCTCGTCCGCGACGGCGAGGAACGCTTCGCGCAGGATGTCGTCGACGAACGGGTCAGTCATGGTGATCCACCAGCAGCAGGTTGCCGTGCCGGTCGGCACGGACGGACTGTCCGGGCAGCACGAGGGTGGTGGCCGCGGGCTCCTCCACCACGCACGGGCCGGGCAGCTCGACGTCGACGGTGAGCGACCGCCGGTCCACGACCGACGCCTCGCGCCGGCCGCCGGCCTCGTCGAAGTCCACCAGCCGGCTGGTCGGCTCGACGATGGCCGCGCCGTCCAGGTCCGCTTCCGCCGCCGCAGTGGGATGGTCGAGGTGCGCGACCGCCTCGACGCGTGCCGCGACGACCTCGAGCGGTGCGTCCAGGGTGAACGCGTACGCCTCCTGCGACGCCCGGTCGAAGTCGGCGCGCAGCCGGTCGACGAGCGCGGCGCCGACGGCGTCGGGCACGGCGATCTCCAGCGTGTGCTCCTGTCCCCGGTACCGCAGCTCGACGAATCTCCGTACGCTCTCCGCCTGCGCGGCCAGCCGCTGGCTGGCTTCCGCCGTGACCCGGTCGAGCAGTGCGGTGACGACGTCCGTGTCGAGCGGTGCGACGTGTGTCTGCACCGCATGTGCGGTGAGGTCGCCGACGAGCATCCCGTACGCGGAGAAGTGTCCGGGGCCTGGCGGCACGACGATCCTCGTGATGCCGAGCTCGCGGGCGACGAGGGCGGCGTGCAGCGGGCCGTTGCCGCCGTACGCCACGAAGGTGAAGTCGCGGGGGTCGTGCCCGCGTCGCGAGGTGACCAGCCGCAGCGCGTTGGCCATGGTGGCGACCGCATAGCGCAGCGCGCCCCGCGCGGCGTCGCGTGCGCCGACCCGGAGCTGCCGGTCGAGCGCGTCGAACGCTTTCTCCGCCGCGTCCACGTCCAACGTCATCCGGCCGCCGAGGAAGTTGTCCGGGTCGAGCCGGCCGCACAGCAGGTTCGCGTCGGTGACGGTGGGCGCGGTGCCGCCGCGGCCGTAGCAGACCGGACCCGGTTCGGCACCTGCGCTGCGCGGGCCGACGTGCAGGCGCCCCGCGGCGTCCACCTCCACGATCGAGCCGCCGCCGGCACCGACCTCGACGATGTCCACGACGGGTGCCTGCACAGGGTAGCCGGCGTAGCTCGGGGTGCGCTCGACGTGGTGCAGCGTGTTGATCCGCACCCGGCCGTCCCGCACGGCCGACGTCTTCGCGGTCGTGCCGCCGACGTCGAAGCTCAGCACGTCGGTGTGGCCGAGCTGCCGGCCGAGCGCCACGGCGGCCGTCACGCCCGCGACCGGGCCAGACTCCAGCAGGGTGATCGGCGCCCGTGCCGCGACGTCGAACGGCGCCACCCCGCCGGACGACTGCATCGCGTACAGCGAACCCGTGACGCCGGTGCCGGCCAGCCGTTCGCCGAGCACGCCGAGGTAGCCGGCGACGGTCGGCTGGACGTACGCGGAGAGCACCGCCGTGCTCGTGCGCTCGTACTCGCGCCACTGGCGGCTCAGCTCGTGCGAGGCAACCACCTCGACGTCGGGCAGCAGGGTGCGCAACAGCTCCGCCGCGCGCTGCTCGTGGTCGGGTTCGAGCCAGGAGTGCAGGAAGCACACGGCGACGGCGCCGACGCCGGCCGCGCGGAACTGCTCGGCGGCCTCCCGTACGTCGGCCGGGTCGAGCGGCCGCAGCACGTTGCCGTGGTGGTCGATGCGCTCGTCGGCCTCCAGCCGCAGTCTGCGCGGCACAAGTGGCGGCGGCTTCCGGTAGCTCAGGTCGTAGAGCGCGGGCCGGTTGGTGCGGGCGATCTCCAGCACGTCCGCGAAGCCGCTGGTGGTCAGCAGGCCGGTGCGGGCGCCCTTGCGTTCGGTCACCGCGTTGACGACGACCGTGCTGCCGTGCACGAGGTCGGTGACGGTCTCAGGCGGCAGCCCGGTGTCGGCGAGCACGGTGAGCACCGCGTCGTCCAGCGCCCGCGGCGTCGTGGCGGTCTTCGCCCGGTGCACCCGGCCGTCCGCGTCCACGGCGACCAGGTCGGTGAACGTGCCACCGATGTCGATGCCCACCCGGACCGGAGTCACGCGTGCTCCTTTGCCGTCGTCAGGTCCGCCTGGCCGGTCAGCACCTCGTCGGCGCGATGGCAGGCGACCTGCCGGCCCGCACGGGTGACCAGTGGTGGCGCCTCCGTCCGGCACTTGTCGACGGCGAGCGGGCACCGCGGGTAGAACACGCAGCCCGACGGCGGGTCGGCCGGGTTCGCGGGGATGCCGGGGAGCACGATCCGCGCCCGCTGCTGCCCGTCGAGCCGCGGCACGGCCGACCGCAGCGCCGCGGTGTACGGTGCGCCGGCCGGTCGAGTACCTGCCTGGTCGGGCCGGCCTCCACCACGCGACCGAGGTAGAGCACGACGACGTCGGTGCAGAGCCGGCCGACGACGGCGAGGTTGTGCGAGATCAGCAAGTAGCCGAGGTCGCGGGAGTCCCGCAGCCGCTCGATCAGCGCGAGCACCCGGTCCTGCACGGTGACGTCGAGGGCGCTGGTCGGCTCATCCAGCACCAGCAGCTCAGGTTCGACGGCCAGCGCCCGCGCGATCGCCACCCGCTGCCGCTGCCCGCCGGACAGCTCGTGCGGGTACCGCTTGGCGTGCTCGGCTTCCAGGCCGACCTCGGCGAGCAGCTCGTGCACGCGGTCGCGTTCGGCGGCCCGCGCGACGACGCGGTGGGTGCGCAGTACCTCGCTGAGCGCGGGCCCGACGCGCATCCGCGGGTCGAGCACGCCGTCCGGGTCCTGCAGCACCACCTGCACCCGCCGGCGGTACGCGGTGAGCGCCGTACCGCGCAGCGCGGCGACGTCGGTGCCGTCGAACGTGATCGTGCCGCCGCTGGGGTCGAGCAGCCGCACCAAGCAACGCGCGATGGTCGTCTTGCCGGAGCCGGACTCGCCGACCAGGCCGACCCCGTGGGCGCCTTCTGGCACGTCGAGGTCCACGCCGGTCAGCACGGTCGTGCCGCCGAACGTGACCCGCAGGTCGCGCACCTCAAGCATCGGTGTCCTCCAGTACCGGCACCGCGGCGATCAGCTCGCGGGTGTACGACGTGTGCGGCTCGTCGATGACGGAGCGGCCGGGGCCGGACTCCACCACCTCGCCGTCGCGCATCACCACCAGGTGGTCGGCGACCTCGGCCAGCGCCGCGAGGTCGTGGCTGATCATCAACACGGCCAGCTCGTCGGTCTCGCACAGCCGCCGCATCAGCGTGAGGATCTCCGCCTGCACCGTCACGTCGAGCGCGGTCGTAGGCTCGTCCGCCACCAGCACCTCGGCGCGCAGTGCGAGCGCCAACGCGATGGCCACCCGTTGCAGCTGACCGCCGGACATCTGGTGCGGGTACCTGTCGAGCACGGCGGCGGGCAGTAGCACTTCCGCGAGTGCTTCCTCGGCGCGCCTGCGTGCGGCCTTCTTGGACCGCTCGCCGTGCAGCCGCAGCGCACGGCGGAACACCTCGCCCACCCGCAGCACCGGGTGGAACGACGCGCTCGGGCTCTGGAAGATCATCGCGATGCGGCGGCCGCGGATCGCCCGCAGCCTGGCCTCGGGGGCACCGACGAGCTCGTCCCCGTCGAGGGTGATGCTCCCGGTCACCGTCGCGCCGAGCCTTTCCGCCAGGCCGAGCACTGCCGTCGCGGTCATCGACTTGCCCGACCCGCTCTCGCCGGCCAGGCCCACGATGTGGCCGGGACGTACGGTCAGCTCAGGCACGTGCGCCACCGTACGCTCGCCGAAGGCGACCGTGAGGTCCTGTACGTCCAGGCTCATCGCAGCGTCACCCGCCTCGGGTCGAGTGCGTCGCGCAGACCGTCGCCGAGCAGGTTGAACGCGACGGCGGTTGCTCGGTGTGGAACAGGTTGATGAACCAGGAGTACGGCGACGCGTAGTCGGGCCACCAGTAGAAGAGCAGGATGTCCTGCCTGTTCTTCAGGTCCGACGACTTCGCCTTCGCCCACTGTGTCGGCCACTGCAGGCCGCGCGTGGTGAGCTTGACGTTCAGCTTCGCCAGGTTCGACTTGATCAGCGACGCCGCGAGCTGCTCGTTGGAGTCGCCCTCGGTGTACGTGAGGCTCAGCTTCAGCTGCTTCTTGCCAGGTCCGTACCCGGCGGCGTTGAGCAGCTGCTTGGCCTTGGCCGTGTCGCGCTCGTACTGCGGCAGGCGGGGGTCGTGGCCGAGCAGGCCGTCGGGCACCACGCCGGGGGTGCGGGTGCCCGCGCCCTTCAGCGCGGCGAGGATGCCCTCGTAGTCGATGGCGTGCGCCATGCCCTGCCTGGCCCGCTTGTCGGCGAGCGGTCCGCTCTCCGTGTTGAACAGCGCGAACAGGTTCTGCCACGAGTTACGGGCCGGCCTGGTCACGGACTTGTCGTCCTTGAACGTCTTCCACAGGTGCGGGCTCATCTGCTGTACGAAGCTCACCTCGCCGGACCTGGCGAGCTGTGCCGCCGTGGTGTCCTGCGGCACCACCCGGTACACCACCCTGCTGTACCTGTTACCGCTCCAGCCGCCCCAGTACTTCCCGTACTTGTCCAGGGTGAGCTCGATCTCCTCGCCCTGCTCCCAGTCGCCGGCGGTGTACGGGCCGGTGCCCGCGTCGTTGCCCTTGTTGAACCACTTCTGCAGGTCGGCGTCGCCGGCCGCCTCGGTGTCGTAGATGTAGGCCGCGTAGTCGGCGGAGCTGATCAGGTCCATCGGTGCCGGGTACTTCAGCTCGAGCACCAGCCGGTCGGACTCCGGTGCCTGCACCTCCTTTACCGCGTCCCAGATGTACGCGGCGCCCTTGCCGAGCTTCCTGGTGCGGTCGATGGCGCCCTTCGCGGCCTCGGCGGTCAGCTTGCGCCCGCTGTGGAACGTGACGTCGTCCCGCAGCGTGAACGTCCACGTGCGGCCGCCGTTGCTGCTGTCCCACTCGGTCGCCAGCAGTGGTTCGACCTTCTCGGTCTCCGCGTCGTACCGGGTGAGCGTCTCGTAGACGTTGCTCATGGCGATGATCTCGTTGGAGTACGAGATCGCCGGGTCCCACTCGGTCACCACCTGCGAGTACGTGTCGTAGGTGAAGGTGCGCTGCTTGCCGCCGGTGTCGCCTTCGTCGACCGGCGAGCCGGCGGGCTTGCCGGTGCAGCCGGTCGCCATGGCGGCGGTCAGCGCCGCAGCGGCGACCGCTGCCACCAGTCTGGTGGAGATGGTCCGCATGGTGTCCTCCTTGTTCCGGCTCGGTCGCCGCGGCTAGCCGGTGCCGAGTGGGCCGGCCGCCTTCGCACGGATGCGGACGGCCGGGTCGGTGAGGTAGCTGAGGGGTATCTCTTCGAGGTCGACCAGCTCGACCGCTGTGGGGTCGGCGCCGGCCCTGATGGCCTGGTCCCTTGCGGTGGCGCGGGCGTCGTCGAGCGCCTCCGCGCGGGTGCGTTCACCGAGCGAGTACACCCGGTCCGCCTGGCCGCTCACCGAGCCGATCGCGGCACCGATGGCGTTGGCGACGTCGTGGTGGTCGGGTCGTACGACCTCCGTGACGCCCTCGATCTCGTCCGGTACGAGCACGCCGCCGCCACCGACCACCACAAGCGGAAGCGCGCCGCGGGCCAGCTTGATCTGGTCGACGGCGTCGGCGACCCGGTCGTCGGCGAGGCGCAGCGCCTCCTTCAGCGCGACGTGCAGCCGCGCAGGGACGTCCCGCGTGCCGATGCGCGTCCGCTGCCCGAGCACGGCGGCGTCGGTCAGCGTCGCGGTGTCACCGCCGAAGACGAGCGCCTCGTCGGGCAGCCGGTAGCCGACGCTGTCCGGTCCGACGACCGCGCTGCCGTCCTGCGTCCGTACCACGGTGCCGCCGCCGATCGCGATGCTGACCAGGTCGGGCATCCGGAAGTTCGTGTCGATGCCACCGATGCTGACGCCGAGCGTCGACTCCCGCGGGAAGCCGTTCACGAGCACGCCCACGTCGGTGGAGGTGCCGCCGACGTCGGCGACGATCGCGTCGGTCAGGCCGGACAGGTACGCCGCTCCTCTGATGCTGTTCGCGGGGCCGCTGCCGATGGTGAGCACGGGGAAGTCGATGGCGTAGTCGAGGGTCATCAGCGTGCCGTCGTTCTGGGCGAAGAACACCACGGCGTTGCTGAGGCCGTTGTCACCGAGCGCCTTGCGGGTCGCGGACGCCACCCCCTGCGCCGTGCGCACGAGCGCCTCGTTGAGCGCCGTGGCGTTCTCCCGCTCGAGCAGGCCGATGCTGCCGATCTCGTGGCTGAGCGAGACGTGGATGTCGTGGCCGCGTTCCCTGCGGACGATCTCCGCGGCGGCGAGCTCGTGGTCGGCCGAGACCGGCGCGAAGACGGACGTCACCGCGACACCGTGGGTGTCGTCAGGCAGCCCGCCGAGGAACCGGGCGAGCGCATCGGTGTCGAGCGGCGCCAGGTCGCGGCCGTCCAGCTCGGCACCGCCGTCGACGATGATCTCGCCCGCGGACACGGTGCGGCGCAGGTCCTCCGGCCAGCCGAACAGCGGCCGGATGGCATGCGTGGCCGGGCCGCCTACACGGACCACGGCGGTGCGGCACAGGCCGCGCCGTTCGAGCACGGCGTTGGTCGCGTGGGGTGGTGCCGATCATCACGTGGGTGATGCGGTCGGCCGGCACGTCCGCCAGCGCGACGACCCGCTCGACGGCGGTCTCCACACCCGTCGTGACGTCCTGGCTGGTGGGCACCTTCGCCTTCGCGAGCAGGGTGTCGTCGGCGGCCAGCACGACCGCGTCGGTGTTCGTGCCGCCGACGTCGACGCCGAGGCGGAGGTCGAGCACGCTCATCGGACGGCCTCCCGGTGCAGCTCCTCCACCGGCACGTAGTCGAGGTCGTAGTCGAAGGCGCGCGGGCCGGTGAGCGCGAGGCCGCGCTCGGTGCGCCAGACGGGATCGCAGCCGAACGCGATCACCGTGACCCGCTGACCGTACCTGAGCAGCTCGGTGGGGATGGCGTCCGCGGTCTGTGTGTCGAGCACGGTGATCAGGTCGGGCACGCACGCCCGCAGCTGGCCGTCCTCCAGCGCTATCAGGTTCTCGTTCTGCAGCTCGAGGCGCAGCAGCCGCCCGCTGTCGCCGCGCAGCCCCTCGACGATGACCGAACCCCGGACGAACCCGCCGGTCGTACGCCGGTCCACGTCGGTGATCTTGCCCTCGATCAGGCGGAAGCCGCGCACCTTGTCGAGCAGGCTGTCGACCGGGTCGCCGACGGCGTCCTCCAGCGCCCGGCCGATCTCCATCGCCAGCGTCACGGAACCGCGTACGACGCTGTGCCGCGCCTGGGCCACGGTCATCAGGTACTCGCTGGAGACCGCTCGACCGCCGAAGGCGACCGCGTTGGCGCGGCAGATCCGCTCCAGCCAGGCACCGTCGGTGGGCCAGGTGACGAGCGTGTTGCGGCGTTCGTCGACCATCAGGCACGGTGACGGGTCGACGCCGGCGACCTCCATGGCTACCTGCGGCATCTCGGGGAACGCCCGGCCCATGCCGTCACCGTCCACAAGCGGCAGCCCGAGCTTGGCCGCCCACGCGATCGGTGAGCAGCCGTTCGAGCCGCCGATCTCGGACGGCATGACCGCGGCGACCTTCCGCCCGGTGGTCTTCTCCACGGCATCGCGCAACCACACCCCCTCGTCGCCGTTGCTGATCTTCTCGATCGAGACCGTCGGCGCGCCGAGCATGCCGATCGGCATCACCATCTCGTCGTCGGGGAGGTCGTCCAGGTCCACCAACGGCACGGGGCCGTGGTCGGCGATCGCCTGGCGCGCGGCGAGCAGCCCGATCTTCGGCGCCCCACCGCCGCCGGTGCCCAAGATGGCGCAGCCTCTGGCGTGGGCGGGGAGCACCTCGTCGTCGATCAACACACGAGGACCGTACGGCCACCGGGGTGCCTCGCTCCTGTGCCACTGGCACAAGACTTTCGCCGCTCGCGGGCGGAGCGCACAATATCGTGGTGCGAACCTTTGCCGAGGTGCTCCACTTCCCCGGTCTCGCCGGCGTGACGGTGCTGGCCGGCGAGCCGGCACGCGTACACCCGGCGGCCGTCGTCGTGGTCGAGCGGCTCGCCGACCTGCGCGCGCTCGCCGCCGGCAGCGTCGCGGTGCTGTCCGATCTCGCCACCGCCGACGCGTGGGGCTACCGGCTGGACGTCGCCGTACGTGAGGTGGCCGCGGTCCGGGTCGCCGGCCTGGTGCTCACCGGTGCCCGGGCGCCCGCCCAGGTGCCCGCCACGGTCGCGGGCATGGCCGAGTGTGCGGGTGTCGTCGTGCTGCGCGCCGACCAGGAGCCGCTGGCCGACCTGGTGGTGTCGCTGTCCGCCGCGCTCGTCGGCGGGCCCGGGGAACAGCTGCGGGTCGTCGCGTCGGCGCACGCCGCACTTGCGGACCTGGAGCGGCGCGGGGCGGAGGACCCGCTGGCCGAGGCGACCCGGGTCGCGTCCGACGCCCTCGGCCGGCCGGTGGCGCAGCAGTACGACGCCGGTACGCAGACCGCCGAGCAGGTCGCGGAAACGGTGGAGTGCGAGGGCGAGCCGACCCGCTGGCTGGTCGTGGACGCCGGTGCGGCCGACCAGGTCACCGCGCGGCTCGTGCTCACGCTCGCGGCAGGTGCGGCAGGTGCGGCAGGACGGCTGCTCGCCGCCAACCGGCGCAGGGAGGACGTGCCGGTGCGCTCGCGCTCCGCGGTGCTCGGCGAGGTGCTCGTGGCCAGCGGCGAGCGGCTGTCGCGGCTGCTGGACACGGCGCGCGCCGTCGGGATGCCGATCGACGGCTGGCACGAGGTCGTCCGGATCGAGTTCGACGACGGTCGGGGACGTGCACTCGACGAGGTCAGCCGCTTCGCGCTGCTGGAGTCGGCCACCCGGCTGGCGTTGCAGGTCGCGCGGGCCAGTGGCCGCACCTGGAACGTGGCGCAGGCCGATGGCGCCGTCGTGCTGGTACGCACGAGCAGGTACGACCCGGGCACTGCCGGCACCCGCGACACCGCGGCGGTCGCCGACCGGGTGCTCGCCCGGCTGGCCGACCTCGCGCCCGGCGGCGCGCAGTGGTGCGGCATCGGCACCGCGCACGACGGCGCGACCGGCCTGCTCGCGAGCGCTGCGGAGGCACGGGCGGCAGTATCCAAGGGGCGTGCGCTCGGACGTGCCGGTCAGTCGGTCGTTTACGACCTCACCGGCCTCGGCCGGATGCTGGTCGACTGGTACGCGTCTGACTCCGCCCGCCAGGCCGTGCACGACCTGCTGCGCCCGCTCGAGGCGCTCGACCGGCACCGGGCGGAGGCGGCGATCGAGACGTTGCACGTCTACCTGGACGAGCGCGGCTCGACATCCCGCGCGGGCGAGCGGCTGCACTTGCACAGGAATGCGGTGACGTACCGGATCAAGTCGATCACCGACCTGCTCGGCGTGGACCTCGACGACGCCGACCAGCGGCTCGCACTCCAGCTGGCCTGCCGCGCCCGCCTATTCCGCTGACCCGGGCAGCAGCCGGGCGCGCAACCCGGCGAGGGTCGCGGCCGTGACGCCCGCGTCGACGAGCCAGCCGGCCGCCCCTGCGTGGTGGTCGTCGACGTGGTCGAGCACGCCGGTGAGCGCACGCGGGTCGACGTCGAGCAGCACCGGGTTGTCGGGCAGCCGGGTGCCGGTACGGGTCAGCCGCGGCCACAGCAGCGGCAGCCGTTCCCGGGTGCGCACGTAGTCGGCGAGCACGTCCCCGCGGCGTACGCCGACCGCGCGCAGCAGGATGCCCACGATGATCCCGGTGCGGTCCTTGCCGGCCACACAGTGCACGAGCGCGGGCCCTGGGCCGTCAGCGACCGCCGTGACGGCGTCGGCGATCTGCGCGGCGCAGCCGCGGACCAGGCCGAGGTACAGCGGTGCCAGGTCGTCGACGGGGCCGCGGCGCAGCTTCGCGTCCGGCGTCAGCGTCAGGCCGA is a genomic window containing:
- a CDS encoding ATP-binding cassette domain-containing protein, whose translation is MSLDVQDLTVAFGERTVAHVPELTVRPGHIVGLAGESGSGKSMTATAVLGLAERLGATVTGSITLDGDELVGAPEARLRAIRGRRIAMIFQSPSASFHPVLRVGEVFRRALRLHGERSKKAARRRAEEALAEVLLPAAVLDRYPHQMSGGQLQRVAIALALALRAEVLVADEPTTALDVTVQAEILTLMRRLCETDELAVLMISHDLAALAEVADHLVVMRDGEVVESGPGRSVIDEPHTSYTRELIAAVPVLEDTDA
- a CDS encoding ATP-binding cassette domain-containing protein, with amino-acid sequence MLEVRDLRVTFGGTTVLTGVDLDVPEGAHGVGLVGESGSGKTTIARCLVRLLDPSGGTITFDGTDVAALRGTALTAYRRRVQVVLQDPDGVLDPRMRVGPALSEVLRTHRVVARAAERDRVHELLAEVGLEAEHAKRYPHELSGGQRQRVAIARALAVEPELLVLDEPTSALDVTVQDRVLALIERLRDSRDLGYLLISHNLAVVGRLCTDVVVLYLGRVVEAGPTRQVLDRPAHRTPRRCGRPCRGSTGSSGRGSCSPASPRTRPTRRRAACSTRGARSPSTSAGRRRHHWSPVRAGRSPAIAPTRC
- a CDS encoding DUF917 family protein; translated protein: MIDDEVLPAHARGCAILGTGGGGAPKIGLLAARQAIADHGPVPLVDLDDLPDDEMVMPIGMLGAPTVSIEKISNGDEGVWLRDAVEKTTGRKVAAVMPSEIGGSNGCSPIAWAAKLGLPLVDGDGMGRAFPEMPQVAMEVAGVDPSPCLMVDERRNTLVTWPTDGAWLERICRANAVAFGGRAVSSEYLMTVAQARHSVVRGSVTLAMEIGRALEDAVGDPVDSLLDKVRGFRLIEGKITDVDRRTTGGFVRGSVIVEGLRGDSGRLLRLELQNENLIALEDGQLRACVPDLITVLDTQTADAIPTELLRYGQRVTVIAFGCDPVWRTERGLALTGPRAFDYDLDYVPVEELHREAVR
- a CDS encoding hydantoinase B/oxoprolinase family protein — translated: MTDPFVDDILREAFLAVADEMFVSLQRTSQSPVVYEVLDCGVGLTDAHGELVSQGNGVAGFLALLGEAVQATLVRVPDLQPDDVVVTNDPYAGGGTHLSDIAMVRPIFYAGELVAFAAAKAHWTEVGGKDPGSWSATSTNVHQEGLQLPFVRAYRRGELDADIAAIIRANSRLPEQALGDLTAQAACLEVAQRRVHALCDRYGPATVTSAMRSALDRSEVLARAAIRQLPDGTYLASDLADRDGLGNGPFPVQVRVEVAGDEIHVDFTGSHPQVAGPINCTRSGLHSGVHTVVKAITGPHEPASDGWFRPLTVTCPDGTLFTATRPAPVGSYFESTEIASDLVWRALADACQDHLTAGHFLSVCATSIALTHPGTGEPALLVEPHAGGWGAGADHDGQSGLVSVGDGETYVIPVEVAEQRYGVRVERYAIHPGAGAGAHRGGFGLVREYRILSESATLTAALGRHDVPPWGHAGGEPGTPNRIEVVPAEGGEPRTFGKAAGVPLRRGDLVRIITGGGGGWGDPADRAPAAVEADLADGYQP
- a CDS encoding hydantoinase/oxoprolinase family protein; translation: MTPVRVGIDIGGTFTDLVAVDADGRVHRAKTATTPRALDDAVLTVLADTGLPPETVTDLVHGSTVVVNAVTERKGARTGLLTTSGFADVLEIARTNRPALYDLSYRKPPPLVPRRLRLEADERIDHHGNVLRPLDPADVREAAEQFRAAGVGAVAVCFLHSWLEPDHEQRAAELLRTLLPDVEVVASHELSRQWREYERTSTAVLSAYVQPTVAGYLGVLGERLAGTGVTGSLYAMQSSGGVAPFDVAARAPITLLESGPVAGVTAAVALGRQLGHTDVLSFDVGGTTAKTSAVRDGRVRINTLHHVERTPSYAGYPVQAPVVDIVEVGAGGGSIVEVDAAGRLHVGPRSAGAEPGPVCYGRGGTAPTVTDANLLCGRLDPDNFLGGRMTLDVDAAEKAFDALDRQLRVGARDAARGALRYAVATMANALRLVTSRRGHDPRDFTFVAYGGNGPLHAALVARELGITRIVVPPGPGHFSAYGMLVGDLTAHAVQTHVAPLDTDVVTALLDRVTAEASQRLAAQAESVRRFVELRYRGQEHTLEIAVPDAVGAALVDRLRADFDRASQEAYAFTLDAPLEVVAARVEAVAHLDHPTAAAEADLDGAAIVEPTSRLVDFDEAGGRREASVVDRRSLTVDVELPGPCVVEEPAATTLVLPGQSVRADRHGNLLLVDHHD
- a CDS encoding ABC transporter substrate-binding protein, with translation MRTISTRLVAAVAAAALTAAMATGCTGKPAGSPVDEGDTGGKQRTFTYDTYSQVVTEWDPAISYSNEIIAMSNVYETLTRYDAETEKVEPLLATEWDSSNGGRTWTFTLRDDVTFHSGRKLTAEAAKGAIDRTRKLGKGAAYIWDAVKEVQAPESDRLVLELKYPAPMDLISSADYAAYIYDTEAAGDADLQKWFNKGNDAGTGPYTAGDWEQGEEIELTLDKYGKYWGGWSGNRYSRVVYRVVPQDTTAAQLARSGEVSFVQQMSPHLWKTFKDDKSVTRPARNSWQNLFALFNTESGPLADKRARQGMAHAIDYEGILAALKGAGTRTPGVVPDGLLGHDPRLPQYERDTAKAKQLLNAAGYGPGKKQLKLSLTYTEGDSNEQLAASLIKSNLAKLNVKLTTRGLQWPTQWAKAKSSDLKNRQDILLFYWWPDYASPYSWFINLFHTEQPPSRSTCSATVCATHSTRGG
- a CDS encoding protein-tyrosine-phosphatase, which encodes MTESREEPMTATDTPPTPVNLRDVAGLRTDEGRTVAAGVLYRSEAPQPGDAAPADVASWPVRTVVDLRSHKEADDAHPLAGAGARVHHFPLGLTLTPDAKLRRGPVDDLAPLYLGLVRGCAAQIADAVTAVADGPGPALVHCVAGKDRTGIIVGILLRAVGVRRGDVLADYVRTRERLPLLWPRLTRTGTRLPDNPVLLDVDPRALTGVLDHVDDHHAGAAGWLVDAGVTAATLAGLRARLLPGSAE
- a CDS encoding PucR family transcriptional regulator, which produces MRTFAEVLHFPGLAGVTVLAGEPARVHPAAVVVVERLADLRALAAGSVAVLSDLATADAWGYRLDVAVREVAAVRVAGLVLTGARAPAQVPATVAGMAECAGVVVLRADQEPLADLVVSLSAALVGGPGEQLRVVASAHAALADLERRGAEDPLAEATRVASDALGRPVAQQYDAGTQTAEQVAETVECEGEPTRWLVVDAGAADQVTARLVLTLAAGAAGAAGRLLAANRRREDVPVRSRSAVLGEVLVASGERLSRLLDTARAVGMPIDGWHEVVRIEFDDGRGRALDEVSRFALLESATRLALQVARASGRTWNVAQADGAVVLVRTSRYDPGTAGTRDTAAVADRVLARLADLAPGGAQWCGIGTAHDGATGLLASAAEARAAVSKGRALGRAGQSVVYDLTGLGRMLVDWYASDSARQAVHDLLRPLEALDRHRAEAAIETLHVYLDERGSTSRAGERLHLHRNAVTYRIKSITDLLGVDLDDADQRLALQLACRARLFR